AGAAGTGGTGAAATCTATGTTGATCAGAGTTATCGCCTGGACCAGCTTAGCTGCGGCAGGGGTTCTACATGCAGTCTGGGCAACTGGATCCTACTGGCCGACACAAGACAAAGAGCAACTTGCACGGGTGGTAGACGGTAGCACCCACATTGTTCCTTCTCCGATCGTGCCCTGAGCTGTTGCCGGAGGGCTAATTGTTGCTGGGGTAGTCACCGGTGGAGCGCTTGGTGAAAGGCACCTGTTGTCTACACACGAAAAGCGATAGCATCCGCACTGTTGACTTGGGAATTATCGCCAAGCACCCTCACCCTTAAAGTAGTAGGTGATGTTTCAGATGCGGAAGAATTCAGTGCGTGGAATCGAAAACTTTACCGACCGTTGTGTACAATTCTCGGGGTGACAACGTTGCTTGGGGCAAGCAAGACTATGAAGCGAATGACGGGTAACTTGAGATTAGCTCCATAAATAGCGTTCCCCTCAAACCACTATGGCAGACGGTATAAGGGGAATAGCTCCAGATTATTGTTAGTGCGCAGCGTCCTTCTTTTTCCGTGGGATCAGGTGCAGGATAGCCACGATGATTCCGCCCACGATCAGGCCGAAGATTAACGAGAAGAACGTATCAATCAACCACACCACGAAACCTCCGAGGTGTTCGACGGAGTGCGAAATGGAATGCACGAAGTGGTAGAGCGGTTCGAAGCCTAGTTCGTTGGTTCCTACCAGGAGGATGTGTCCGCCAACCCACAACATGGCGAACATACCAATGAAGGAAATAACGCTTAATACCTTTGGCATTGCGGTAACCAAGCCACGGCCAAACTTTTGCGAGGCGGTAGATCCCGTTGCGGCAAGCTTGAGTCCAACATCGTCCATCTTCACCAACAGCCCCACTGCGCCGTAGACCAAAAGTGTTACGCCAAGTGCTACCGCGATCAAGACGGCCGCTTCCATCCATATGCTTTGGTCCGCTACCTCATTTAAGGAAATCACCATGATTTCAGCCGAGAGAATCAAATCTGTGGTGATCGCACCGCGCACCAAAGTGTTCTCGTCTTTGGCGGCGGCATCTTCTTCCGCTTCATGGTGATGCCCAGAAATGAGCTCCCAGACTTTTTCCGCACCCTCAAAGCTCAAATAGGCACCACCGATCATGAGGATTGGTGTCAGCGCCCACGGTGCGAGTGCATTAAGTAGCAGTGCCACTGGCAAGATGATGACTAATTTGTTAAATAATGACCCCTTGGCGATGCGCCAAATAATAGGTAGCTCTCGTGCCGGACTGACACCTTCGACAAACCGAGGGGTTACAGCAGCGTCGTCGATAACAACACCGGCTGCTTTAGCTGACGTCTTTGCCGCTGCGGCGGCGACATCGTCGACGCTGGCAGACGCGGTTTTAGCAATTAAGGCAATGTCGTCAAGCAATGCTGCTAGTCCACCGGCCATTTTGTACCTCACCATCATGTTGGATTGTTTCGTTGTTTTATCTTAGCCAAGCGGCCAAGCTAAGCGGGAAAATTTGTTTTAATAGGGAACATGAAGGTCGTTGTATTTGGGGCAGGTGCAGTGGGCACATGGTACGGCGGATGGCTCAAAGCCAGTGGGGCAGACGTGACATTTGTTGCCCGAGGCGAGACGAAACACCGCCTGGAAACACATCCGGTGGAATTGCGGGGGCCGCAGGGCAGTACGTACGTAAGCGTGGAAGTCGTCGAAAAGCTCAACGATGTCGCGGCCGATCTAGTCATCTTTGCAACGAAAACCATCGGATCGGTTGATTTGCCGCCACAGCTTCCTGGTGATGCCGTTATACTCACCACTCAAAATTCCGTCGAATTACCCACGTTGGCGGTGGAAAAATACGGAGCTGATCGGGTGATTCCTGGGGTGGTGCGCGCCTTTCTCCATAACGTCGCACCAGGAATTACCGAACACGACGGTAACATCCAATCGTTGACCATTGGCAGTATCCACCCGGCAACGGCACAAATAGTCGAACGCATTGCCGCAGCTTTCAAGGCGACGCCGATAACCACCACTATCGCGCCTGACATAATGGCTGATGTGTGGGCAAAAGCGATGTTCGTTTCGCCTTTTGGTGCGCTTGGCGCTGTGTTTGCTAAGCCGCTGGGGATTCTACGTACGCGTTACCGCGACAGTCTTCGGCACCTCATGGAAGAAGTTGAACGTACTGCACGTGCTCACGGAGTTGAATTACCAGCGACGATAGTGGCAGACACGTTGAATTTTGCCGATGCTCAATCCCCAGACGCAACCAGCTCCATGCAGCGCGACATCATGGCAGGCAAAGCTAACGAATTAGATGCCCAGGTCGGGGCTGTTATTCGAATGGGACGACGGCTTGACATGGAGCTGCCAGCCCACCGTTTGGTTTTAGATATTCTGAGCACCCGAATTGGATAACCTTCTGACAAGTTGTAACCTATCTACCGCATGACATCTTAGAGTTCTTATGTATGTTATGCATGCTTGTCAGATGTAACTTAAAACGTATGCACGAGTGCTCACCCGCTTCTTTAAACCACTATTTAAGGTGAGCTGAGACAACGCCAGTTTGATTATGAAGAACGCGGTGCGTTGAATCGTCAGAACCTGATCCGGTTAATACCGGCGCTAGGGAGAAAACACATGAGTACTAATAATTCCACCACCAATGAACCACGCGCTAACTATTCATGGCGCGTAATCGACATCATTATCGCATCGGTTCTTGGTGTCGCCATCGGCTTGATTTTCTGGGTATGGAATTCCATCGGCGGCGCCTGGTACGAGGCAGCTAATGCGCTTACCCCCGGCTTGGGTGGCATTGCAGTAGGAATTTGGCTGATTGGCGGTGTTGTTGGTGGCTTGGTTATCCGCAAGCCGGGTGCGGCGCTATACGTCGAGTTAATTGCAGCTACTGTTTCGGCAACTATTGGTAACCAGTGGGGTATTTCCACCCTGTATTCGGGCCTGGCCCAGGGGCTGGGTGCTGAACTAATCTTCGCGTTATTCCTCTATCGGCGCTTTGGTATCCAAATCGCAGCTCTAGCCGGAATTGGTGCAGGGCTTGGCGCCTTTCTGCTGGAATTGGTGTTGAGCGCCAATATCGCCAAATCGTTGCTGTTTAACATCACATACCTGGTATCAATGTCGGTCTCCGGTGCCATTCTTGCGGGTGTTCTTGGATATTTCTTGGTTCAAGCTTTGGCAGCAACCGGCGCATTGGATCGCTTTGCAGTGGGGCGCCAATCCCGCGACCTGGTATAGCCTAAAATAAGCTACGCTGCGAATATCAATGCACATTTCTGCACGTGACTTTAGTTACCGGCATGCGTCCCGCCGGAAACCGGCGCTGAGTAATGTCAATCTCAGTATCGCCCCAGGCGAAAAGATACTCATGCTGGGTACCTCAGGTTCCGGTAAGTCAACCCTACTCGCGGCAATTGCTGGGGTGTTGGGCGCTGAGGACGGCGATAGTTCCGGTCGCCTTGAGGTATCTGGAACTGTGGGGATGGTGTTGCAAGACCCGGATTCGCAGGTCATTGCTTCGCGTGTGGGGGATGACGTGGCGTTTGGCTGCGAAAACCTCAATATTGCGCGCGATGAAATCTGGCAGCGGGTAACGGAAAGCCTTGCGTTGGTGGGGTTGGATCTGCCGTTGGATCACCCCACCGCGGAACTTTCCGGTGGGCAGAAACAACGACTTGCCTTAGCTGGGGTGCTCGCCATGGGGGCGGAGATCCTCGTTTTGGATGAACCCACCGCCAATCTGGATCCCGCTGGAGTGGCGGAAGTTGTGGCAGCAGTTGAGCATGTTGCTTACCACACCAACGCCACAATAATTATCGTCGAACATCGGGTTGCTACCTGGCAGTCGGTGGTTGAGCGATGCGTGGTTTTGGCCGATGCGGATTCCGGTTCCAGCGTGCTTTTCGACGCCCCCCTGGCCACCGTTGTTTCTGAACACGGCAAAGAACTGGCCGAAGCTGGTATTTGGGTACCCGGTTTCGACCCGGAGTTTTCCCATGTACCTGGTTCGGTGGCGGTGGCGGAGGCGTCGACAAGTGAAGCTGCAATTACCCTCACCGACGTAGTTACCGGGTGGAATACCCCGCT
The nucleotide sequence above comes from Corynebacterium mustelae. Encoded proteins:
- a CDS encoding DUF808 domain-containing protein, whose product is MAGGLAALLDDIALIAKTASASVDDVAAAAAKTSAKAAGVVIDDAAVTPRFVEGVSPARELPIIWRIAKGSLFNKLVIILPVALLLNALAPWALTPILMIGGAYLSFEGAEKVWELISGHHHEAEEDAAAKDENTLVRGAITTDLILSAEIMVISLNEVADQSIWMEAAVLIAVALGVTLLVYGAVGLLVKMDDVGLKLAATGSTASQKFGRGLVTAMPKVLSVISFIGMFAMLWVGGHILLVGTNELGFEPLYHFVHSISHSVEHLGGFVVWLIDTFFSLIFGLIVGGIIVAILHLIPRKKKDAAH
- a CDS encoding 2-dehydropantoate 2-reductase; amino-acid sequence: MKVVVFGAGAVGTWYGGWLKASGADVTFVARGETKHRLETHPVELRGPQGSTYVSVEVVEKLNDVAADLVIFATKTIGSVDLPPQLPGDAVILTTQNSVELPTLAVEKYGADRVIPGVVRAFLHNVAPGITEHDGNIQSLTIGSIHPATAQIVERIAAAFKATPITTTIAPDIMADVWAKAMFVSPFGALGAVFAKPLGILRTRYRDSLRHLMEEVERTARAHGVELPATIVADTLNFADAQSPDATSSMQRDIMAGKANELDAQVGAVIRMGRRLDMELPAHRLVLDILSTRIG
- a CDS encoding ECF transporter S component; the encoded protein is MSTNNSTTNEPRANYSWRVIDIIIASVLGVAIGLIFWVWNSIGGAWYEAANALTPGLGGIAVGIWLIGGVVGGLVIRKPGAALYVELIAATVSATIGNQWGISTLYSGLAQGLGAELIFALFLYRRFGIQIAALAGIGAGLGAFLLELVLSANIAKSLLFNITYLVSMSVSGAILAGVLGYFLVQALAATGALDRFAVGRQSRDLV
- a CDS encoding ABC transporter ATP-binding protein, whose amino-acid sequence is MSMHISARDFSYRHASRRKPALSNVNLSIAPGEKILMLGTSGSGKSTLLAAIAGVLGAEDGDSSGRLEVSGTVGMVLQDPDSQVIASRVGDDVAFGCENLNIARDEIWQRVTESLALVGLDLPLDHPTAELSGGQKQRLALAGVLAMGAEILVLDEPTANLDPAGVAEVVAAVEHVAYHTNATIIIVEHRVATWQSVVERCVVLADADSGSSVLFDAPLATVVSEHGKELAEAGIWVPGFDPEFSHVPGSVAVAEASTSEAAITLTDVVTGWNTPLNPHFPITATIPAGVSTVITGPNGAGKTTLLLSMCGLLPLHSGDIAIAESIAAPLGPQPDRWSSRELATRMGYVFQDPEHQFVARTVLEELTTSAVVLGMDKAEAEDKSQEILSRLRLDHLSAANPFTLSGGQKRRLSVATTLVLAPSIVFLDEPTFGQDRTTFIELVQLLRQLSEAGTTVVSISHDELFVSAMSDNHLHLNPRGSQ